A single region of the Streptomyces sp. NBC_01262 genome encodes:
- a CDS encoding ABC transporter permease → MPVLNWIRRHLVVFAAIAALIYMTIPNVVVLVFSFNNPKGRFNYSWNTFSLDAWTNPCGVGDMCTSVSLSLQIAVLATIGATILGTMVAFALARYRFRGRAPVTGLIWLPMAMPEIVMGASLGTLFLNMRIQFGFWTILIAHIMFCLSFVVTAVKARVMSMDPRLEQAAQDLYATPTQTFLRVTLPIAAPGIAAGALLSFAISIDDFIITQFNAGPSTVTFPMFVWGAAQKGLPVQVNVIGTLMFLVAVVCVIAGQLLGSRRKARS, encoded by the coding sequence ATGCCCGTTCTCAACTGGATTCGACGCCACCTCGTCGTCTTCGCGGCCATCGCCGCACTGATCTACATGACGATCCCGAACGTGGTCGTCCTGGTCTTCTCCTTCAACAACCCCAAGGGCCGCTTCAACTACTCCTGGAACACCTTCTCGCTCGACGCCTGGACCAACCCCTGCGGCGTCGGCGACATGTGCACCTCGGTGTCCCTGTCCCTCCAGATCGCCGTCCTGGCCACCATCGGCGCGACGATCCTCGGCACGATGGTCGCCTTCGCGCTCGCCCGCTACCGCTTCCGCGGCCGCGCGCCCGTCACCGGGCTGATCTGGCTGCCGATGGCGATGCCCGAGATCGTCATGGGCGCCTCGCTGGGCACGCTCTTCCTCAACATGCGCATCCAGTTCGGCTTCTGGACCATCCTCATCGCGCACATCATGTTCTGCCTCAGCTTCGTCGTCACGGCGGTCAAGGCACGCGTCATGAGCATGGACCCCCGACTCGAACAGGCCGCCCAGGACCTCTACGCGACCCCCACCCAGACCTTCCTGCGCGTGACGCTCCCCATCGCAGCCCCCGGCATCGCGGCCGGCGCGCTGCTCAGCTTCGCCATCTCCATCGACGACTTCATCATCACCCAGTTCAACGCCGGGCCCTCGACCGTCACCTTCCCCATGTTCGTCTGGGGCGCCGCGCAGAAGGGCCTCCCGGTCCAGGTGAACGTCATCGGCACGCTGATGTTCCTGGTCGCGGTGGTCTGTGTCATCGCCGGGCAACTGCTGGGCAGCAGGCGCAAGGCCCGCAGTTAG
- the gabT gene encoding 4-aminobutyrate--2-oxoglutarate transaminase yields MSELAQERRLVTSIPGPKSQALLARKAAAVADGVGVTLPVFVTRAGGGVVEDVDGNSLIDFGSGIAVTSVGNSAAAVVRRASAQLADFTHTCFMVTPYESYVEVAEALAELTPGDHAKKSALFNSGAEAVENAVKIARSYTRRTAVVVFDHGYHGRTNLTMALTAKNMPYKEGFGPFAPEVYRVPLAYPYRWLTGAENCAQEAAAQAIDQINKQVGAHNVAAIVIEPIAGEGGFIEPAKGFLPAIAQFAKDNGIVFVADEIQTGFCRTGQWFACEDEGVVPDLITTAKGIAGGLPLAAVTGRAEIMDAAHAGGLGGTYGGNPVACAAALGAIETMKELDLPAKARRIGEIMLGRLRAIQEKYEIVGDVRGRGAMIAVELVEPGTKTPNAAAAGALAKACHAEGLVVLTAGTYGNVLRFLPPLVIGEDLLNEGLDIIEGAFAGL; encoded by the coding sequence ATGAGCGAACTGGCCCAGGAGCGCCGACTCGTCACGTCCATCCCCGGTCCGAAGTCGCAAGCGCTGCTGGCCCGCAAGGCGGCGGCGGTCGCGGACGGCGTCGGCGTGACCCTCCCGGTCTTCGTCACGCGCGCCGGCGGCGGCGTGGTGGAGGACGTGGACGGCAACTCCCTCATCGACTTCGGCTCCGGCATCGCCGTGACCTCGGTCGGCAACAGCGCGGCGGCGGTCGTGCGCCGCGCCTCCGCCCAACTGGCGGACTTCACCCACACCTGTTTCATGGTGACCCCGTACGAGTCGTACGTGGAGGTCGCCGAGGCGCTGGCCGAGCTCACGCCGGGTGACCACGCCAAGAAGTCCGCGCTGTTCAACTCCGGCGCCGAGGCGGTGGAGAACGCGGTGAAGATCGCCCGCTCCTACACCAGGCGCACGGCCGTCGTGGTCTTCGACCACGGCTACCACGGCCGTACGAACCTCACCATGGCGCTCACCGCCAAGAACATGCCGTACAAGGAGGGCTTCGGTCCCTTCGCCCCCGAGGTCTACCGGGTGCCCCTGGCCTACCCGTACCGCTGGCTGACCGGCGCCGAGAACTGCGCGCAGGAGGCCGCCGCGCAGGCGATCGACCAGATCAACAAGCAGGTCGGCGCGCACAACGTCGCGGCGATCGTGATCGAGCCCATCGCGGGCGAGGGCGGCTTCATCGAGCCCGCCAAGGGCTTCCTGCCCGCGATCGCGCAGTTCGCGAAGGACAACGGCATCGTCTTCGTCGCGGACGAGATCCAGACCGGCTTCTGCCGCACCGGCCAGTGGTTCGCGTGCGAGGACGAGGGCGTCGTCCCGGACCTGATCACGACCGCCAAGGGCATCGCGGGCGGCCTGCCGCTCGCCGCCGTCACCGGCCGCGCCGAGATCATGGACGCCGCCCACGCGGGCGGCCTCGGCGGCACCTACGGCGGAAACCCGGTGGCCTGCGCGGCCGCGCTCGGCGCGATCGAGACCATGAAGGAGCTGGACCTGCCCGCGAAGGCGCGGCGGATCGGCGAGATCATGCTCGGCCGGCTGCGGGCCATCCAGGAGAAGTACGAGATCGTCGGCGATGTGCGCGGCCGTGGCGCGATGATCGCCGTCGAGCTCGTCGAGCCCGGCACGAAGACCCCGAACGCGGCGGCCGCCGGCGCGCTCGCCAAGGCCTGCCACGCCGAGGGTCTGGTGGTCCTCACGGCCGGTACGTACGGCAATGTGCTGCGCTTCCTGCCGCCGCTGGTGATCGGCGAGGACCTGCTCAACGAGGGCCTGGACATCATCGAGGGCGCCTTCGCCGGGCTGTGA
- a CDS encoding CoA-acylating methylmalonate-semialdehyde dehydrogenase yields the protein MTDKHITHWIAGQTWTGTAERRGDVYDPATGAVTGQVDFASIAEVDQAVGAAATAFKDWRHASIAKRTQVLFAFRELLNGKRDELASILVSEHGKVHSDALGEIARGIEVVEYACGIPQLIKGGFTEQASTGIDVYSIRQPLGVVGIISPFNFPAMVPMWFFPIAIAAGNTVVLKPSEKDPSAANFLAELWKQAGLPDGVFNVVHGDKVAVDRILEHPDVKSVSFVGSTPIARYVYETGTKYGKRVQALGGAKNHMLVLPDADLDLAADAAVNAGFGAAGERCMAISVLVAVDPVGDELIGKIKDRVAGLKVGPGCNGDSEMGPLVTGVHRDKVTSYLDAGVADGADLVIDGRKHPISGEGTADGFWLGPTLFDNVKPGQSIYNDEIFGPVLSVVRVSSYDEGLELINSNPYGNGTALFTNDGGAARRFQHEVEVGMVGINVPIPVPVAYYSFGGWKASLFGDTHAYGEDGVKFFTRGKAVTQRWLDPSHGGINLGFPTNS from the coding sequence GTGACCGACAAGCACATCACGCACTGGATCGCCGGACAGACGTGGACCGGCACCGCCGAGCGCCGTGGCGACGTTTACGACCCGGCCACCGGCGCCGTGACCGGTCAGGTGGACTTCGCCTCGATCGCCGAGGTCGACCAGGCGGTGGGCGCCGCCGCCACCGCCTTCAAGGACTGGCGCCACGCCTCGATCGCCAAGCGCACCCAGGTGCTCTTCGCCTTCCGCGAGCTGCTCAACGGCAAGCGCGACGAGCTCGCCTCGATCCTTGTGTCCGAGCACGGCAAGGTGCACTCCGACGCGCTCGGCGAGATCGCCCGTGGCATCGAGGTCGTCGAGTACGCCTGCGGCATCCCGCAGCTCATCAAGGGCGGCTTCACCGAGCAGGCCTCCACCGGGATCGACGTCTACTCGATCCGTCAGCCGCTCGGCGTCGTCGGCATCATCTCGCCCTTCAACTTCCCGGCCATGGTGCCGATGTGGTTCTTCCCCATCGCCATCGCCGCCGGCAACACGGTGGTCCTCAAGCCCTCCGAGAAGGACCCCTCGGCCGCCAACTTCCTTGCCGAGCTGTGGAAGCAGGCCGGGCTGCCGGACGGTGTCTTCAACGTCGTCCACGGTGACAAGGTCGCCGTCGACCGCATCCTGGAGCACCCGGACGTCAAGTCCGTCTCCTTCGTCGGCTCCACCCCGATCGCCCGCTACGTCTACGAGACCGGCACCAAGTACGGCAAGCGCGTCCAGGCCCTCGGCGGCGCCAAGAACCACATGCTGGTCCTCCCCGACGCCGACCTCGACCTCGCCGCGGACGCCGCCGTCAACGCCGGCTTCGGCGCGGCCGGCGAGCGCTGCATGGCCATCTCCGTACTCGTGGCCGTCGACCCCGTCGGCGACGAGCTCATCGGCAAGATCAAGGACCGCGTCGCGGGCCTCAAGGTCGGCCCCGGCTGCAACGGCGACTCCGAGATGGGCCCGCTGGTCACCGGCGTCCACCGCGACAAGGTCACCTCCTACCTCGACGCGGGTGTGGCCGACGGCGCCGACCTCGTCATCGACGGCCGCAAGCACCCCATCTCGGGCGAGGGCACCGCCGACGGCTTCTGGCTCGGCCCGACCCTCTTCGACAACGTCAAGCCGGGCCAGTCCATCTACAACGACGAGATCTTCGGCCCGGTCCTGTCCGTGGTGCGGGTCTCCTCCTACGACGAGGGCCTGGAGCTCATCAACTCCAACCCCTACGGCAACGGCACCGCGCTGTTCACCAACGACGGCGGCGCCGCCCGCCGCTTCCAGCACGAGGTCGAGGTCGGCATGGTCGGGATCAACGTCCCGATCCCCGTCCCCGTCGCCTACTACTCCTTCGGCGGCTGGAAGGCCTCCCTCTTCGGCGACACCCACGCCTACGGCGAGGACGGCGTCAAGTTCTTCACCCGCGGCAAGGCGGTCACCCAGCGCTGGCTGGACCCGAGCCACGGCGGCATCAACCTCGGCTTCCCCACCAACAGCTGA
- a CDS encoding NAD(P)/FAD-dependent oxidoreductase — MDPARSLAEAQPTPYWLDDPGRPQAAPALVGDEHCDLLVVGGGYSGLWTALIAKERDPSRDVVLIEAKEVGWAASGRNGGFCAASLTHGLANGLARWPGEFAKLEELGSRNLDEIEAAVARYSLDCDFERTGEIDVATEPYQLDELRAAAREAAEHGVDLEFLDRDQVRAEVDSPTFAGGLYDRTGVAMLHPAKLAWGLKRAAAALGVRIHEHTPATALTGNGTGMAVRTPYGRVFARRVALGTNVFPSLVRRVRPYIVPVYDYALMTEPLTEDQLASIGWKNRQGLGDSANQFHYFRLSADNRILWGGYDAIYPYRGRLSADRDQRPETNLTLARHFFRCFPQLEGLSFTHAWGGAIDTCSRFSAFYGTAHAGRVAYAAGFTGLGVGATRFGADVMLDLLAGERTERTELEMVRTKPMPFPPEPFAWAGIGLTKWSLDRADRRAGRRNLWLKTMDRLGLGFDS; from the coding sequence ATGGACCCAGCCCGTTCGCTCGCCGAGGCGCAGCCGACCCCGTACTGGCTGGACGACCCCGGCCGGCCGCAGGCCGCCCCCGCGCTCGTCGGGGACGAGCACTGCGACCTGCTGGTGGTCGGCGGCGGCTACAGCGGTCTGTGGACGGCGCTGATCGCCAAGGAGCGCGACCCGTCCAGGGACGTGGTCCTGATCGAGGCCAAGGAGGTGGGCTGGGCCGCCTCCGGCCGCAACGGCGGCTTCTGCGCGGCCAGCCTCACCCACGGCCTGGCCAACGGACTCGCCCGCTGGCCGGGCGAGTTCGCCAAGCTGGAGGAGCTGGGCAGCCGCAACCTCGACGAGATCGAGGCGGCGGTCGCCCGCTACTCCCTGGACTGCGACTTCGAGCGCACCGGCGAGATCGACGTGGCCACCGAGCCCTACCAGCTCGACGAACTGCGCGCCGCCGCCAGGGAGGCCGCCGAACACGGCGTCGACCTGGAATTCCTCGACCGCGACCAGGTCCGCGCCGAGGTCGACTCGCCCACCTTCGCCGGCGGCCTGTACGACCGCACCGGCGTAGCCATGCTGCACCCCGCCAAGCTCGCCTGGGGCCTGAAGCGGGCCGCGGCGGCGCTGGGCGTACGGATCCACGAGCACACCCCCGCCACCGCCCTCACGGGCAACGGCACCGGCATGGCCGTGCGCACCCCGTACGGCAGGGTCTTCGCGCGCCGGGTCGCGCTGGGCACGAATGTCTTCCCGTCACTGGTCAGGCGGGTGCGCCCGTACATCGTCCCGGTGTACGACTACGCGCTGATGACCGAGCCGCTGACCGAGGACCAGCTCGCCTCGATCGGCTGGAAGAACCGCCAGGGCCTGGGCGACAGCGCCAACCAGTTCCACTACTTCCGGCTCTCCGCCGACAACCGCATCCTGTGGGGTGGCTACGACGCCATCTACCCCTACCGGGGGCGGCTCTCCGCCGACCGCGACCAGCGCCCCGAGACCAACCTCACCCTGGCCCGGCACTTCTTCCGCTGCTTCCCGCAGCTCGAAGGCCTGTCCTTCACCCACGCCTGGGGCGGCGCCATCGACACCTGCTCCCGCTTCTCGGCCTTCTACGGCACCGCGCACGCCGGCCGGGTCGCCTACGCGGCCGGCTTCACCGGGCTCGGTGTCGGCGCGACCCGCTTCGGCGCGGACGTGATGCTCGACCTGCTGGCGGGGGAGCGTACGGAGCGCACCGAGCTGGAGATGGTGCGCACCAAGCCGATGCCGTTCCCGCCGGAGCCGTTCGCGTGGGCGGGCATCGGCCTGACCAAGTGGTCGCTGGACCGGGCGGACCGGCGCGCGGGACGGCGCAACCTGTGGCTGAAGACGATGGACCGGCTGGGACTGGGCTTCGACAGCTGA
- a CDS encoding ATP-binding protein has product MDVDGRYGGEPSRKTAPGTPAVPALPAVPPRPPGIPPQAAAPPAALATWLRTPRQRPAPGIFAYGHVARPPEDPNRLPGRRLIGGALLSLACALLLLSLLYNGYIPMWTILGWVTPDSWNDYHSDAYKVYSNVVWLLTFVLLVKVFGRAGNWLEVIRRYVAPLLRGAVTDPAPHEGPAPQEQDPAEWPELRAAGQPAAADRLAAEIRAERLGDVDYARLRRAWQAVPREVFTDVVLRQGAAAFAHPSGARDLPVRAARHDLLTSQVRIGLALADDRNPYQHRGAGLALDPTLLGTGLLAVGPPGSGKTRHLVRPVVESLCLQALSGTAAVVAVGAAGTDPVPADAYDVVISLGDPSSAYDLDLYGGSTDPDEAAAMLAEALVDDQDSRARTALSQLLGPYRAAHGRFPSVTELRELLDASPVAYAALRDALDAAGAHGHIRDLDARERQSGRPGDIAPLLADRVALLDRQAFAGFFDVTGRDSGARPFSLRTLEHPLRVRIDLPERAHAEASRILARLVLAQFTAAVSSRADRSLFACLVLDDAAHTITSEAVRGLGRLRSANAGAVLTLRTLDDVPEALRSALLGAVGCRMAFSGVTTWDGKRFAEAWGTTWVEARDVTRTPDQSGGLLRRLTRGVRKLFTGEAVTTESVTVRKVERERWSASDLAHAVPAGHAVVSLTATDGEHAPPILADLRA; this is encoded by the coding sequence ATGGACGTTGACGGCAGGTACGGCGGCGAGCCGTCGCGCAAGACAGCCCCGGGCACTCCGGCCGTCCCGGCCCTGCCCGCGGTGCCCCCGCGCCCGCCGGGCATCCCCCCGCAGGCGGCCGCCCCGCCCGCCGCGCTCGCGACCTGGCTGCGCACCCCCCGGCAGCGCCCCGCGCCCGGCATCTTCGCGTACGGCCATGTGGCGCGGCCCCCGGAGGACCCGAACCGGCTGCCGGGGCGGCGGCTGATCGGCGGGGCGCTGCTGTCGCTGGCGTGCGCGCTGCTGCTGCTGTCGTTGCTCTACAACGGCTACATCCCGATGTGGACCATTCTCGGCTGGGTCACCCCGGACTCGTGGAACGACTACCACAGCGACGCCTACAAGGTTTACAGCAACGTCGTGTGGCTGCTGACCTTCGTCCTGCTGGTGAAGGTCTTCGGCCGGGCGGGCAACTGGCTGGAAGTCATCCGCCGTTACGTCGCACCCCTCCTGCGCGGCGCCGTCACCGACCCCGCCCCGCACGAGGGCCCCGCCCCGCAGGAGCAGGACCCCGCCGAGTGGCCCGAGCTGCGCGCGGCCGGGCAGCCGGCGGCCGCCGACCGGCTGGCGGCGGAGATCCGCGCCGAGCGGCTCGGGGACGTGGACTACGCGCGGCTGCGCCGGGCCTGGCAGGCCGTGCCGCGGGAGGTCTTCACCGACGTCGTGCTGCGGCAGGGCGCCGCCGCCTTCGCGCACCCCTCCGGTGCCCGAGACCTGCCGGTCCGGGCGGCGCGGCACGACCTGCTCACCTCGCAGGTACGGATCGGGCTCGCGCTCGCCGACGACCGCAACCCCTACCAGCACCGGGGCGCCGGACTGGCCCTGGACCCGACGCTGCTCGGCACCGGGCTGCTCGCCGTCGGCCCGCCCGGCTCCGGCAAGACCCGGCACCTCGTACGGCCGGTCGTGGAATCCCTGTGCCTGCAGGCGCTGTCCGGCACGGCCGCGGTCGTCGCCGTCGGCGCGGCGGGCACGGATCCGGTGCCGGCCGACGCGTACGACGTCGTCATCTCCCTCGGTGACCCCTCCTCCGCGTACGACCTCGACCTGTACGGCGGCTCCACCGACCCCGACGAGGCCGCCGCCATGCTGGCCGAGGCCCTGGTGGACGACCAGGACAGCCGGGCCCGCACCGCCCTCAGCCAGCTGCTCGGGCCCTACCGCGCCGCCCACGGCCGCTTCCCGTCCGTCACCGAGCTGCGCGAGCTGCTCGACGCCAGCCCGGTCGCGTACGCCGCCCTGCGCGACGCGCTGGACGCCGCCGGGGCGCACGGCCACATCCGCGATCTCGACGCCCGCGAGCGGCAGTCCGGCCGCCCCGGCGACATCGCGCCGCTGCTCGCCGACCGCGTCGCCCTGCTCGACCGGCAGGCCTTCGCCGGGTTCTTCGACGTCACCGGGCGCGACTCCGGAGCCCGCCCCTTCTCCCTGCGCACGCTCGAACACCCGCTCCGCGTGCGCATCGACCTGCCCGAGCGCGCCCACGCCGAGGCCTCGCGCATCCTCGCCCGCCTCGTCCTCGCCCAGTTCACCGCAGCCGTCAGCAGCCGCGCCGACCGCTCCCTCTTCGCCTGCCTCGTCCTCGACGACGCCGCCCACACGATCACCTCCGAGGCCGTCCGCGGCCTCGGCCGGCTGCGCTCCGCCAACGCCGGCGCCGTACTCACCCTGCGCACGCTGGACGACGTCCCCGAGGCGCTGCGCAGCGCCCTGCTCGGCGCCGTCGGCTGCCGGATGGCGTTTTCCGGCGTCACCACCTGGGACGGCAAACGCTTCGCCGAAGCCTGGGGCACCACCTGGGTCGAGGCGCGGGACGTCACGCGCACGCCGGACCAGTCCGGCGGCCTTTTGCGCCGCCTCACCCGCGGCGTGCGCAAGCTCTTCACCGGCGAGGCGGTCACCACCGAGTCGGTGACGGTGCGCAAGGTCGAGCGCGAGCGCTGGTCCGCGTCCGACCTCGCGCACGCGGTGCCCGCCGGGCACGCCGTCGTCTCCCTCACCGCGACCGACGGCGAGCACGCGCCGCCGATACTGGCGGACCTGCGCGCCTAG
- a CDS encoding phosphatase PAP2 family protein codes for MLFGLLTWQEAAHGPVLRLDEPLRSAIAGPSPPGRIPPLGHYFAALGNWYAAGPVLVAAMAYAWWRSRRWVPVAAYAVAMAAVPAIVAPLKTAVDRTGGALIRVPDHAGLYPSGHAATAALAYGAAMLLVLPYVTGKAARRLLVAAAVLLNLAIGFALVYCGYHWPLDVVGSWLLCGALLGGASALSCWWGSRG; via the coding sequence GTGCTCTTCGGGCTGCTCACCTGGCAGGAGGCCGCGCACGGGCCCGTGCTCCGCCTCGACGAACCGCTGCGCTCCGCCATCGCCGGGCCGTCACCCCCCGGCCGCATCCCACCACTGGGCCACTACTTCGCGGCTCTGGGCAACTGGTACGCGGCGGGGCCCGTCCTGGTCGCCGCCATGGCCTACGCGTGGTGGCGAAGCCGGCGCTGGGTGCCCGTCGCGGCGTACGCGGTCGCCATGGCGGCCGTGCCCGCGATCGTCGCTCCCCTGAAGACCGCCGTCGACCGCACCGGCGGCGCCCTGATCCGGGTGCCGGACCACGCGGGGCTCTATCCGTCGGGGCACGCGGCGACGGCCGCGCTGGCGTACGGAGCGGCCATGCTGCTGGTGCTGCCGTACGTGACGGGAAAAGCAGCACGGCGGCTGCTGGTGGCGGCCGCCGTGCTGCTCAATCTGGCGATTGGCTTCGCGCTGGTGTACTGCGGCTATCACTGGCCGCTGGATGTGGTCGGGAGCTGGCTGCTGTGCGGGGCGTTGCTGGGCGGGGCGTCGGCCCTCAGCTGTTGGTGGGGAAGCCGAGGTTGA
- a CDS encoding ABC transporter ATP-binding protein, whose translation MTQQTTAPAEPTAATASGGAVTLTGISKTWGDFTAVQPLDLTIPEGSFFALLGASGCGKTTTLRMIAGLEEPTSGTVRIGDLDATELPPHKRPVNTVFQNYALFPHLDIYENVAFGLRRRGIKSVKKQVEEMLELVELGHLARRKPHQLSGGQQQRVAVARALINRPKVLLLDEPLGALDLKLRRQMQLELKRIQTEVGITFVHVTHDQEEAMTMADTIAVMNAGRIEQLGAPADLYENPVSTFVANFLGQSNLIEATVSGTSGGDLLLSGIGEGSLAMPAARCATPAASGGKVLAGIRPEKISIVHADDAAEVPDGRNRLTGRIVDASFIGVSTQYVVNSPWCPELAVFSQNVERDSRLAPGAEVVLHWNPAHTFGLDATQNIDAGTGEAAA comes from the coding sequence ATGACCCAGCAGACCACCGCTCCCGCAGAGCCCACCGCGGCCACCGCCTCCGGCGGCGCCGTCACACTCACCGGCATCAGCAAGACCTGGGGCGACTTCACCGCCGTCCAGCCGCTCGACCTGACCATCCCCGAGGGCTCCTTCTTCGCCCTCCTCGGCGCCTCCGGCTGCGGCAAGACCACCACCCTGCGCATGATCGCCGGCCTGGAGGAGCCCACCTCCGGCACCGTGCGCATCGGCGACCTGGACGCCACCGAGCTCCCGCCGCACAAGCGCCCGGTCAACACGGTCTTCCAGAACTACGCGCTCTTCCCGCACCTCGACATCTACGAGAACGTGGCCTTCGGCCTGCGCCGGCGCGGCATCAAGTCCGTCAAGAAGCAGGTCGAGGAGATGCTCGAACTCGTCGAGCTCGGCCACCTCGCCCGCCGCAAGCCGCACCAGCTCTCCGGCGGCCAGCAGCAGCGCGTGGCCGTCGCCCGCGCCCTCATCAACCGCCCCAAGGTGCTGCTCCTCGACGAGCCGCTGGGCGCCCTCGACCTCAAGCTGCGCCGCCAGATGCAGCTGGAACTCAAGCGCATCCAGACCGAGGTCGGCATCACCTTCGTCCACGTCACGCACGACCAGGAAGAGGCCATGACCATGGCCGACACCATCGCCGTGATGAACGCCGGACGCATCGAGCAGCTCGGCGCCCCCGCCGACCTCTACGAGAACCCGGTCTCCACCTTCGTCGCCAACTTCCTCGGCCAGTCCAACCTCATCGAGGCCACTGTCTCCGGCACCAGCGGCGGCGACCTGCTGCTCAGCGGCATCGGCGAAGGCAGCTTGGCCATGCCGGCCGCCCGCTGCGCCACCCCCGCCGCATCCGGGGGCAAGGTCCTGGCGGGCATCCGCCCGGAGAAGATCTCCATCGTCCACGCGGACGACGCCGCCGAGGTCCCCGACGGCCGCAACCGCCTCACCGGCCGGATAGTGGACGCCAGTTTCATCGGCGTCTCCACCCAGTACGTGGTCAACAGCCCCTGGTGTCCCGAGCTCGCGGTCTTCTCCCAGAACGTCGAGCGCGACTCCCGCCTCGCCCCCGGCGCCGAGGTCGTCCTGCACTGGAACCCCGCCCACACCTTCGGCCTCGACGCGACCCAGAACATCGACGCGGGCACCGGGGAGGCGGCCGCGTAA
- a CDS encoding ABC transporter permease yields MTAIATPAPAPAPGDAPPAASPPGRAARRRKLVPYWLLLPGILWLLVFFAAPMVYQASTSVQTGSLETGYQVTWHFATYWDAFKEYDVFYLRSLIYAGIATVLCLAIGYPLAYTIAFKAGRWRNVLLVMVIAPFFTSFLIRTLAWKTILADDGIVVSVLDKLHILNATAAIGLTSGDRVLATPLAVVCGLTYNFLPFMILPLYSSLERIDPRLHEAAGDLYARPFTTFRKVTFPISLPGVVAGTLLTFIPASGDYINAELLGSPSEQMIGNVIQSKFLTVLDYPTAAALSFILMAVILVIVSVYIRKAGTEELV; encoded by the coding sequence ATGACCGCCATCGCCACTCCCGCCCCCGCTCCCGCCCCGGGCGACGCGCCACCCGCCGCGTCCCCGCCCGGCCGCGCCGCCCGCCGCCGCAAGCTCGTCCCGTACTGGCTGCTGCTCCCCGGCATCCTGTGGCTGCTGGTCTTCTTCGCCGCGCCGATGGTCTACCAGGCGTCGACCTCCGTACAGACCGGCTCCCTGGAGACCGGCTACCAGGTCACCTGGCACTTCGCCACGTACTGGGACGCCTTCAAGGAATACGACGTCTTCTATCTGCGGTCCCTGATCTACGCGGGCATCGCCACCGTGCTCTGCCTCGCGATCGGTTACCCGCTCGCGTACACCATCGCCTTCAAGGCCGGCCGCTGGCGCAACGTCCTGCTGGTGATGGTCATCGCGCCCTTCTTCACCAGCTTCCTGATCCGGACCCTGGCCTGGAAGACCATCCTCGCCGACGACGGCATCGTGGTCTCGGTCCTGGACAAGCTGCACATCCTCAACGCCACCGCCGCCATCGGCCTCACCTCGGGCGACCGCGTGCTGGCCACCCCGCTCGCGGTGGTCTGCGGACTGACGTACAACTTCCTCCCCTTCATGATCCTGCCGCTCTACAGCTCGCTGGAGCGCATCGACCCCAGGCTCCACGAGGCGGCGGGGGACCTGTACGCCAGGCCGTTCACCACCTTCAGGAAGGTCACCTTCCCGATCTCGCTGCCGGGTGTCGTGGCGGGCACGCTGCTCACCTTCATCCCGGCGTCCGGCGACTACATCAACGCGGAACTGCTCGGCAGCCCCAGCGAGCAGATGATCGGCAATGTCATCCAGTCGAAGTTCCTCACGGTGCTCGACTACCCGACGGCCGCCGCGCTGTCGTTCATCCTCATGGCCGTGATCCTGGTGATCGTGTCCGTCTACATCCGCAAGGCGGGGACGGAGGAACTGGTCTGA